The following proteins come from a genomic window of Terriglobales bacterium:
- a CDS encoding SDR family oxidoreductase, producing the protein MQPNQQQDERSGSAPEPVYWRVEGSLLDLSAVRPLIFITRNTQSFLERWARRWGLAVLVLLRPLLYALHRRFATRVLHTLLRGVSADRLDLLGEEYFRYQQQPRLKPRGVAKLKEAMASGRPVVLVSQGLEQVMRPLAEHLGAAGLIANRLEFRDGLATGRLLDPVIRPRGGLARILGGNPDGSVSLEKLERDLGQPAEELRAAVRPARRVQPKRERPVVMFDGRQQLPRLSVRQSLAGKHILLIGVTGFIGKVWLVNALRELPEVGRIYLLIRRQKSNSALRRFEKMVEESPLFDPLHQEHGEGLARFLGERVEVVEGDVSKPGLGLDEATRDRLRPKLDVVINSSGLTDFNPDLRDALAVNVEATIHLLEFLRTCDHAALLHLSTCYVAGYVDGRVREELTPNYTPKRLAGFDAERERLALHELVKQTDQRAASPEVTAELQKEITERRSAELSGEALDNQLRKARIRWVRSALIEAGMRRAQELSWPNTYTLTKSLAESLIATRGSDLPVAVARPSIVETSTHDPFSGWNEGINTSASLSYLLGTYFRQLPSNERKRLDIVPVDLVCRGMTLIAAALVERRHERVYQLASSENNPCDMRRSIELTGLAHRKHYRAQEGLEHWLRLRFDTIAVSKTRYQRLSAPGQKAIVRSIRLLASPIPFMEQKLVKRERALDRVTRLIELYEPFILHNEQVFEAGNIELLAAALEPEERAQFGYDARAIDWWEYWINVHIPALRKWSYPLIEGRLPESRSGRTFRMAPAGNQTVPTGATWPSS; encoded by the coding sequence TTGCAGCCAAACCAACAACAAGACGAGCGGTCCGGCTCGGCGCCAGAACCTGTCTATTGGCGGGTGGAAGGCAGCCTGCTGGATTTGAGTGCCGTTCGACCGCTGATCTTCATCACCCGCAACACGCAAAGCTTCCTGGAGCGCTGGGCGCGGCGCTGGGGACTGGCGGTATTGGTGCTGCTGCGGCCCTTGCTGTACGCCCTGCACCGCAGGTTCGCCACCCGGGTCCTGCATACGCTGCTGCGAGGCGTGAGCGCCGACCGGCTGGACCTGCTGGGCGAAGAATACTTCCGGTACCAGCAGCAGCCGCGGCTAAAGCCGCGAGGGGTGGCCAAGCTGAAGGAGGCGATGGCGAGCGGGCGGCCGGTGGTGCTGGTGAGCCAGGGCCTGGAGCAAGTGATGCGGCCGCTGGCGGAGCACCTGGGCGCGGCGGGGCTGATTGCCAATCGCCTGGAGTTCCGCGATGGCCTGGCCACGGGAAGGCTGCTCGATCCGGTGATCCGGCCGCGGGGCGGGCTGGCGCGAATCCTGGGTGGGAACCCGGATGGCAGCGTGTCGCTCGAGAAACTGGAGCGTGACCTGGGGCAGCCAGCAGAAGAGTTGCGCGCAGCCGTGCGTCCGGCACGGCGCGTGCAGCCGAAGCGCGAACGCCCCGTCGTGATGTTCGACGGGCGCCAACAGTTGCCGCGACTCTCGGTGCGTCAGTCGCTGGCCGGCAAGCACATCCTGCTGATCGGCGTGACCGGCTTCATCGGGAAGGTATGGCTGGTGAATGCTTTGCGTGAGCTGCCGGAGGTCGGCCGCATCTATCTGCTGATCCGGCGGCAGAAATCGAACAGCGCGCTGAGGCGTTTCGAGAAGATGGTGGAAGAATCGCCGTTGTTCGATCCGCTGCACCAGGAGCACGGCGAAGGGCTGGCACGTTTTCTCGGGGAGCGCGTCGAGGTGGTGGAAGGCGACGTGTCGAAACCCGGCCTGGGGCTGGACGAGGCCACACGAGACCGCTTGCGGCCGAAGCTGGACGTCGTCATCAACAGCTCCGGGCTCACGGACTTTAATCCCGACCTGAGGGATGCGCTGGCGGTAAACGTCGAGGCTACGATCCACCTGCTGGAATTCCTGCGGACGTGCGACCACGCCGCGCTGCTCCATCTTTCCACCTGCTACGTGGCGGGCTACGTGGACGGGCGCGTGCGTGAAGAACTGACGCCGAACTACACGCCCAAGCGGCTGGCTGGTTTCGATGCCGAGCGCGAGCGATTGGCGCTGCATGAGCTGGTGAAGCAAACGGACCAGCGCGCAGCCAGCCCTGAGGTAACGGCTGAGCTGCAAAAGGAGATCACGGAGAGACGCTCGGCGGAGCTGAGCGGGGAGGCGCTGGATAACCAGTTGCGCAAGGCGCGCATCCGCTGGGTGCGCAGCGCGCTGATCGAAGCAGGCATGCGGCGCGCGCAGGAGTTGAGCTGGCCCAACACGTACACGCTCACCAAGAGCCTGGCGGAATCGCTGATCGCCACCCGCGGCAGCGATCTGCCGGTGGCGGTGGCGCGGCCGTCGATCGTAGAAACATCGACGCACGATCCGTTTTCCGGATGGAACGAGGGCATCAACACCTCGGCGTCGCTCTCCTACCTGCTGGGAACGTACTTCCGGCAACTGCCGTCGAACGAACGCAAGCGGCTGGACATCGTGCCGGTGGACCTGGTGTGCCGGGGCATGACGCTGATCGCGGCAGCGCTCGTCGAAAGGCGACACGAGCGCGTCTACCAGCTGGCGAGCTCGGAGAACAATCCCTGCGACATGCGGCGCTCGATCGAGCTGACTGGCCTGGCGCATCGCAAGCACTACCGCGCGCAGGAGGGCCTCGAACACTGGCTGCGGTTGCGGTTCGACACCATCGCGGTGTCGAAGACCCGTTACCAGCGGCTCTCGGCGCCGGGACAGAAGGCGATCGTGCGCAGCATCCGGCTGCTGGCCTCGCCCATTCCTTTCATGGAACAGAAGCTGGTAAAGCGGGAGAGGGCGCTGGACCGCGTGACGCGGCTGATCGAGCTGTATGAGCCGTTCATCCTGCACAATGAGCAGGTGTTCGAGGCGGGCAACATCGAGTTGTTGGCGGCGGCGCTCGAGCCGGAAGAGCGCGCGCAGTTCGGCTACGACGCGCGCGCCATCGACTGGTGGGAGTACTGGATCAACGTCCATATTCCGGCGCTGCGCAAGTGGTCGTATCCGCTGATCGAGGGTCGGCTGCCGGAGTCGCGCTCGGGGCGCACCTTCCGCATGGCGCCGGCGGGCAACCAGACCGTTCCCACGGGAGCGACATGGCCATCTTCCTGA